One part of the Gadus macrocephalus chromosome 8, ASM3116895v1 genome encodes these proteins:
- the angptl1b gene encoding angiopoietin-related protein 1b, producing MSVRLSVQIIKSDLSVILIFRLVSPGAKLIQSKRMSMCPAAWGLLVLCGLSLWPGTQGLAKNPLLSRTRRAPDDHSGDPKKCSYTFLVPEQKITGPICAARGYATDKDRVTRLDVASVRDLLSKQRREVETLKLVVDVDGNLVNEMKLLRKESRNMNSRVTQLYMQLLHEIIRKRDNSLELAQLETRVLNATAESLRLSSRYRELETRFSALSAVVNNQSVLIAALEERCVQVHGRRRDHHAEGPPLVQVVPENLPVSVPRFTNEIQRDNGREVPRERGSRSGPSPTGSTTEAQKPPAGNFSVEGPYRDCLHAQEAGHTSSGVYLIRPEEASRPLQVWCEQGMDNGGWTVIQSRRDGSVNFFRNWDSYKSGFGNIDGEYWLGLEGIYKLGRQGDYKLLVELEDWTGKKVYAQYSSFHLEPEAEGYRLRLGTYQGNAGDSLGSHNGKQFTTLDRDKDGYAGNCAHFQKGGWWYNSCGQANLNGVWYTGGVYRSKYQDGIFWAEYGGGFYSMKAVRIMVRPID from the exons atgtccgtccgtctgtctgtccaaaTAATTAAATCGGACCTGTCTGTAATCTTAATCTTCAGGCTTGTTTCTCCAGGAGCTAAATTAATTCAATCAAAGAGGATGAGTATGTGTCCTGCAGCCTGGGGCCTGCTCGTGCTTTGTGGACTGTCCCTGTGGCCCGGCACCCAAGGCCTGGCCAAGAACCCCCTCCTCTCGCGGACACGAAGGGCCCCCGACGACCACAGCGGGGACCCCAAGAAGTGCTCCTACACCTTCCTGGTCCCCGAGCAGAAGATCACAGGCCCCATCTGCGCGGCCCGCGGCTACGCCACCGACAAGGACCGCGTGACCCGCCTGGACGTGGCCTCGGTGCGGGACCTCCTGTCCAAGCAGCGGCGGGAGGTGGAGACCCTGAAGCTGGTGGTGGACGTGGACGGCAACCTGGTGAACGAGATGAAGCTGCTGCGCAAGGAGAGCCGCAACATGAACTCCCGCGTGACGCAGCTGTACATGCAGCTGCTGCACGAGATCATCCGCAAGCGGGACAACTCCCTGGAGCTGGCTCAGCTGGAGACGCGCGTGCTCAACGCCACGGCCGAGTCGCTGCGGCTGTCCTCGCGCTACCGCGAGCTGGAGACGCGCTTCTCCGCGCTGTCGGCCGTGGTCAACAACCAGTCGGTGCTGATCGCCGCGCTCGAGGAGCGCTGCGTGCAAGTGCACGGACGCAGGCGGGACCACCACGCCGAGGGGCCGCCGCTGGTGCAGGTGGTCCCTGAGAACCTGCCGGTCAGCGTGCCGCGCTTCACCAACGAGATCCAGAGGGACAACGGCCGGGAGGTACCGCGGGAGAGGGGCTCTCGCTCGGGACCGTCGCCGACGGGAAGCACCACGGAGGCCCAGAAGCCGCCGGCAGGCAACTTCAGTGTGGAAG GTCCATACAGAGACTGCCTCCACGCCCAGGAGGCCGGCCACACCAGCAGCGGGGTGTACCTGATCCGGCCCGAGGAGGCGTCGCGGCCCCTGCAGGTGTGGTGTGAGCAGGGCATGGACAACGGGGGCTGGACCGTCATCCAGAGCCGCAGAGACGGCTCCGTCAACTTCTTCAGGAACTGGGACAGCTACAAG AGTGGCTTCGGGAACATCGACGGGGAGTACTGGCTGGGGCTGGAGGGGATCTACAAGCTGGGGCGGCAGGGAGACTACAAgctgctggtggagctggaggactGGACGGGCAAGAAGGTGTACGCCCAGTACAGCAGCTTCCACCTGGAGCCCGAGGCCGAGGGCTACCGGCTGCGGCTGGGCACCTACCAGGGCAACGCCGGAGACTCGCTCGGCAGCCACAACGGCAAGCAGTTCACCACGCTGGACCGCGACAAGGACGGCTACGCCG GTAACTGCGCCCACTTCCAGAAGGGAGGCTGGTGGTACAACAGCTGCGGCCAGGCCAACCTGAACGGCGTGTGGTACACCGGCGGCGTCTACCGCAGCAAGTACCAGGACGGCATCTTCTGGGCCGAGTACGGCGGGGGCTTCTACTCCATGAAGGCGGTCCGCATCATGGTCCGGCCCATAGACTGA